A window of Thalassophryne amazonica chromosome 12, fThaAma1.1, whole genome shotgun sequence genomic DNA:
attgcttatattttcattgttacgcagatgatacccagctttatctatccatgaagccagaggacacacaccaattagctaaactgcaggattgtcttacagacataaagacatggatgacctctaatttcctgcttttaaactcagataaaactgaagttattgtacttggccccacaaatcttagaaacatggtgtctaaccagatccttactctggatggcattaccctgacctctagtaatactgtgagaaatcttggagtcatttttgatcaggatatgtcattcaaagcgcatattaaacaaatatgtaggactgcttttttgcatttacgcaatatctctaaaatcagaaaggtcttgtctcagagtgatgctgaaaaactaattcatgcatttatttcctctaggctggactattgtaattcattattatcaggttgtcctaaaagttccctaaaaagccttcagttaattcaaaatgctgcagctagagtactgacggggactagaaggagagagcatatctcacccatattggcctctcttcattggcttcctgttaattctagaatagaatttaaaattcttcttcttacttataaggttttgaataatcaggttccatcttatcttagggacctcgtagtaccatatcaccccaatagagcgcttcgctctcagactgcaggcttacttgtagttcctagggtttgtaagagtagaatgggaggcagagccttcagctttcaggctcctctcctgtggaaccagctcccaattcagatcagggagacagacaccctctctacttttaagattaggcttaaaactttcctttttgctaaagcttatagttagggctggatcaggtgaccctgaaccatcccttagttatgctgctatagacgtagactgctggggggttcccatgatgcactgtttctttctctttttgctctgtatgcaccactctgcatttaatcattagtgatcgatctctgctcccctccacagcatgtctttttcctggttctctccctcagccccaaccagtcccagcagaagactgcccctccctgagcctggttctgctggaggtttcttcctgttaaaagggagtttttccttcccactgtagccaagtgcttgctcacagggggtcgttttgaccgttggggtttttctgtaattattgtatggccttgccttacaatataaagcgccttggggcaactgtttgttgtgatttggcgctatataaaaaaattgattgattgattgattgatcttaggAGCGTGACTGCAGACTGAATTTGCTCACAGATTTTCCAGCTTAAGTTCTTCCTCCTTTCTTCAGAGAAACATGAGAAAGCTGTGAAGGTTGAGGAACAAGCCCAGTCATCACCAAACAcaacagagcagcagctgcagccaaGTCCAGAACCTGAAGACGTACAGGAAGTCGCTGCAGAGTTGCCGCCAGAAGACATGAAGAAAGATTGCCAAAGGTGTGTCTTCACGTAAGAGAGATGCTGTCCTCCACTCTTAACTCGGTGGCAGTTAAGTTTCCCCTTGGGGATTAATTATGTTTTTCTAATCTAATATAACtggagcctgaccgatatatcagTTGGCCGATAATATTGGTCGATAATGAGCCTTCCACAAATATTGGTATCACcattatttttgcagatgtaaaAACTTTCATTGTGAAGTAAACAGTgtaaaacagtttggctgttggaaatggtgtcattaaatagcttgtcaggCAGAGGGCACTTCACTGACATTGTTTACAATGCCATcgtgcatggctgggacccccatcaccccttgaaCACATTAGCAGTGAGACAGAGTCAAAgcaaccagctgtcactcattttaaATCAGAGTTGTACAgccacaagagacaagtggtcgctATTCTGCCAATGAGGTGGGGCTAAAACAGACAAGAAGTCTGTTTTATGTCAGTGCTAAGTGATGTGACATAACAACTGCCCATCACAGTGGAGGCAGTGTGATGTTCCTTGGTTGTTGGTAATATTTATAGTTAGCAGCGTGGTGGCTTAAACCCCTGTTACACAGGGACTGGGTCCATTCGGAGGTCCTGGTGTGGTCATGAAATTGTGTTGGAACGCCCCGTGATGCCAAAGATGTGCTCAGCTGCCGGCAGGATCTTACAAGGTCCGCCCAGAATCCTCTCACAAACCGGAATGGTCGGCTtgaagtatgaagctgcacctgatttcTGCAAGTCCAGAAgatgcacaaataccacacagaGCACTCCATGACCACAGCATAGTGGCCGCAGCAACAGCAGATCATTCACTGATTCAGCAGAGTGACAGGAGTTTGGATGTGAGTTCAGAAAAAAGGGGGGAGCAATATCATTTCGATATCGCAGCCAACAGGCACAGCGATCGAGGctgtgtgtgatttatttatttattttaatatgaaTAAATTttttatgaagcgtaaaataagTTCCTTGTCAGTTGATGTCGGCGGAGTTCATCAGAACATTTCGTGCATGTTCAAATCTGAGATCAGGTGGAGAGATTTGTCTTATACTTTtcctgctgatgatgatgataatgaggtGATTGGAgttgctgctgtgtgtgtgtatatatatatatatattctgtataGATCAACAGATATGATTGGTAtcatagatttttatttatttatttatttattttggggtaTTTTCCAGTGTCTGTATTGTATtggtctccaaaaatatttgtcatttGAGCGCTACTCATAGCCACTTCCCAAGTTAACATAACAGATGATGCTAACTGTTGAATAAGGAAAAAACAGACATGGTTTGAAGAATGTTTGAATTACTTATTTTTTTCCTTCctcctgaagcaaaaccaagcgAGCGGAACCTTCTGACAGCGAGGAGGAGAAAATGGAGAAGAAAAAGCGGAGGCGGATTAAGAAACCTGAGCCGGACAGCAGTGATGATGACGATGGTGGGATGATTATTTTATGAGTGGAAAATTAAATTGAACATGTAATTTAAGACTTGAAAGTAGAAAAATTTGAAAGACGTTCTTAAATATGGAAAATTTATATTTGTTAAACTCCTTGCAGTTATTCCAGATTCTCCACGACCGCCGCACACGAGAGAACCGACGCTGTGTCTTAGAAAGGAGGCGGAGTCTGTTTCACATGTAAGCAAACAGCGTGATTAGATATTCAGAAGTATTTGATGGATCAGGTCATGAGACACATCATTTCCTGTTATGAGATGGATTTGAGACTTTAATTGAACCTTCTTTAAAAGTGTCCAGAAAGCGATTGAGTGTTCTGACAGCCCGGAGTTCGTTTTGTGTTTTAGTAACTCTCTTGTTATGGTGTTTAATTTGACAGCAGAGACCTTCTGATGTAAACGTGAGGAAGAGGAGACGCGTGCTGAAGACTCGGACCTTTGTGGATGAAGAAGGATGCATTGGTACGACTGAAACTTTCTGCTGGTGCTAAATTCACAATGAGGAAAGAGAATTTGACAAAATGTGTCTGAAACTTCAAATATGGCCAGACTGCGGTCAGCATTAATCTAACCTGTGGTTGATGCCAACAGCTGCCACACAATGCCAGCTGCTGGCGACACATTTCACAGATGAGATCAAAACGAGAGCCGATGTCATCATTTAGTGAACCAGGCAGTAAGGAGGCGCTTGGTCGGCCTTCTTGTTAAAGGACTTGAATGAAGTTCCACAAAGTAAACAAAGTGATGTGCTCACTGCTTACACCACAAAGTTTAGGGAGGAGGACGTCTGGTCATCATCATCCAGTCCGCTGGCTAATTACCGAACGCTTCAGAATCACAGTAACGAAGGCTGCTGACAGTCTGAAGTGATCACAGTGAGAAGTGTTCAGTCTGAGCACACAAGAATACAGTTATGAAAAATCACTGACCGAGTGTGGAGAGAATTTACAGTCAGTACATTTTCTACTCAGTTCCTTACACAAGATGGTGGATGAAATGTCGCTGcagtcacacacatacacactccccAATCTCTGAGGTAGACACTGGCTACGCCCTCAACGGGTAGCATCAAGCACAGTCAGCGTGATTGCGTATGCTAACGCTAACTGTTAATGTGTGACTGCATGTGCTAATGCTACTTGTAGTTTGCGGTTTGTTTTGAGAGACAGACTTTCATTTTCAGCTTTAGTCAGAGTAAAGCCTCATAATCTGTCGGGCCTCTGGGGGTTTGATGCACCTTTTCCATTTTTGTCACAGAAGAAAAAGTCCATTTTCCGAAAGCAGCTGTGCTCACAGGGTGCTTAAATAACgctaattacagtagtgttcagaataatagtagtgctatgtgactaaaagattaatccaggttttgagtatatttcttattgttacatgggaaacaaggtaccagtagattcagtagattctcacaaatccaacaagaccaagcattcatgatatgcacactcttaaggctatgaaattgggctattagtaaaaaaaaaaaaaaaaaaaaagtagaaaagggggtgttcacaataatagtagcatctgctgttgatgctacaaactcaaaactattatgttcaaactgctttttttatcaatcctgtgagtcactaaactagtatttagttgtataaccacagtttttcatgatttcttcacatctgcgaggcattaattttgttggtttggaaccaagattttgctggtttactagtgtgcttggggtcattgtcttgttgaaacacccatttcaaggacatgtcctcttcagcataaggcaacatgacctcttcaagtattttgacatatccaaactgatccatgatacctggtatgtgatatataggcccaacaccatagtaggagaaacatgcccatatcatgatgcttgcaccaccatgcttcactgtcttcactgtgacttgtggcttgaattcagagtttgggggtcatctcacatatttgcggcccttggacccaaaaagaacaattttactgtcatcagtccacaaaatattcctccatttctctttaggccagttgatgtgttctttggcaaattgtaacctcttctgcacgtcttttatttaacagagggactttgcgggggattcttgtaaataaattagcttcacacaggcgtcttctaactgtcacagcacttacaggtaactccagactgtctttgatcatcctggagctgatcagtgggtgagcctttgccattctggttattcttctatccattttgatggttgttttccattttcttccacgcgtctctggtttttttgtccattttaaagcattggagatcattgtagatgaacagcctataattttttgcacctgtgtataagttttcccctctccaatcaactttttaatcaaactacactgttcttctgaacagtgtcctgaacgtcccattttcctcaggctttcaaagagaaaagcatgttcaacaggtgctggcttcatccttaaataggggacacctgattcacacctgtttgttccacaaaattgacaaactcactgactgaatgccacactactattattgttaacacccccttttctactttttttttactaatagtccaatttcatagccttaagagtgtgcatatcatgaatgcttggtcttgttggatttgtgagaatctactgaatctactggtaccttgtttcccatgtaacaataagaaatatactcaaaacctggattaatctttttactcacatagcactactattactctgaacactactgtacatcatctGATTTCCCCAAATTTTAATTGTGTCACTAATAACAGACCTGTGCACTTTATGATTAACTTCCAAACATGTTTTTTGTGGTCACATTAAATTAAAATACAGGAAGTTTACCATCTGCTGCATTCACACAAAGCAAACGGGCTGGAAGAGACGTTAAACGGCATCACAGGCATCCTGTCATCCAGCAGATTATTAAAAATCCACGTTGAACGGGCTGTAATTCTTCAAGGTTTTTTCCAGAGTTCTGGTGATTTAGGTCGTAGGTTGGTGTTATTTCGTTGCTGTTTTGAGCACACGGTGGGTTTTTGTAACTCTCAGTGAGGCTGGCCTGTTGACCCGTGGAATAACAAGAAACCAGCGTAAAGGTTTCCGAGCAAACAGCATTTGTCAAAGGTGAGCAGAAACACCTCTGAGGTTCAACTGGCCACAACGTTTTAATGAGTCCCTAAAAAGTGAATTTATCCTTTAATCTTCTTTGTTGCATCTTGTCAGTCTCACGGTGTCCAGAACAAACAGGATCCATAAATCCTGCAGCTTCTGGACTGTTAAATATTCCATCGTGACTGCTGGTTACGGTGCTTATTTTTTAACTGTAGCTTCTCTTTTGTTTTTATTAGTGACAGAAAAAGGCTACGAGAGCGAATCGTACTCAGAAACAGAAGATGATGTTCCGGTGACCAAACATGCTCCCAAAGACCCTGTTCCAGCGAAAAAACTACAAGCAAGCAGCAAAGAAGACGAGAAGAAAACTCAGAAAAAAACAGCTGCCAACAAAGGAACCAAACAAGCTTCTATTATGGGCTTTTTCCAGAAGAAATAACTGAGGGCAAAAAGCCCAGAAGAGTCGGTGAGGAAGAACAAGCCGACTGATGTTTCTGAAGCTTTTTAACGTGGGGACACGCCCAGTTCAGGCTGATATTTTATTTCACACGGTCATTACCACTGTGGCTCGTGAATCTTTGAAATACTTAATAAATACTGTTGAAATTAAAACATGCTGCCCTGGAGTGCATAAAAAGGAAGTTAAAGTGGAAACAGTCCAGAATCACAAACAGGTGTAAAAAGGAGAAAAGGAAGCCCCGCCCTCTTTATGTCCGAAGCCATAGCCAAGTCAGACATCTTTCCCACAGTCATGTGACTGAGCGTCGCATGTATTGTTTGTGTCAGCCGTCGTGAGGATGTCTTAAACATTGCTGTGTTGCTTGTTGTCCAGATATTTGGAACCATTGACTGAACTCTGTGCGGAACAACGGGATGGGGAAAACCGTTTTCAGTTCCTCTGAGTCTTTTAACTTCTAGTAGTTGAGTAAAATATCTGACACAACGGTACAGCTGGTCGAATCCTCAGTTTCTGTGCTGTGATGGAACCTGAAGCAAATGTGTGAAAATGGGGCGACATATGTATTAGCTATCTGATTTGTGCTAGCTTTACTCAAAGCCACCTACAGGGTCTGCGGGTCCACTGGAGCTGCAGCTGTACCATGTGGTGAAGGCCTCCAGACTTTACCTTCTGTTTGTAACGGGTTTTAAGAGACGCTGACGCTGGACAGAGATTGACTTCACGTAGCAGTGGCAGTCATGAGTCTGAGTCTTCAGTCTTTGACACTGGGGCAGAGCTTCGGGAGGCTCCTGAGGTCCCTGGGCCTTTGCTGAATCAAGGTACACGTTTTTGGTGCTGctccttcctgtcttactgtggggTGGTGAGACTTTGATGCTGAACACTGACCAAAGGTGAAAACTGGATGTCCTCGTACAGGTCTCTCCTTTGGTAcatctggaatgattttgtgtgaaACAAGCAGCTACTTTGGGAAATTCAAGTGTGTTTCACCTGCATGTGAGTCAACATCATGTTGTCCATGTGGTGTCTTTCTCTGGACACGGTCCAACACGCAGGTCCCTCAGTGTATCCCAGCGACTGGAGGTCCAGGACATGTCCACGTTTCACCTGTGGCAGAACGAAGGTTAACTTTGTGAGGTGGAAGTGCACCAGCTGTCAGCCCGGGTGGTTGACGTCCAGGACCCAATGCGGTTCCACTGCTGCTCCCAGACGCCACCATAAACATCACATGTATTATGTCACTAAAAAGACGCTGACTCCATCTGAAAACGAGTCCACAGGAAAAGTTTAACCGTGAATATTTCACCATTTTTAATGTGTCGTACGACTTGTACCCCAAACCTTCGTTTAGATTCGTGCAGTAAGTTGATGTGTGTCTGGTGCTGCCAGTGTTCTTCACCAGCCCGGCTAGTTCATGTTACTGAACAGCTCCATTGTCCACATACTTTTATTCTCCTGGTTCTAAAAGTTCCAGCAGACAATGTGGTCTTTGGACTCGCTGTGACAGCCAGACCGCCGGCAGCACCGCGCCCCGCCACAGCCTCCCTCAAAAGACAAGTGGGCCAGTCGAACTGGTATTGGGATTAGCCGAGCACTCCGCCATGAAAAACGATATCCTCCAGTGTTCCAGGGAGTGGTCCGAACACGTGTTCTCCCACGGCTCGGCTGGGTGAGGTCGGACCTCCAGACGCTCACAGCTACACCTCCCTGAGTCACAGTCCGGTTTGGGGACCGTAATGTCTACTTCTTACTAATATTCCACTTCAGTTTCACCCACACTGCTCGACATTAAAACAGCACTGAAGCcataaaagtactttttttttatctccacaaaTCCAGTATATACATTTAGATCTAATGCACAgagtgaaccccccccccccgccaaaaaaaaccctcataaaaACTAATAAATACTACAAACTTAAAGTTCAGTCACTGTATGAACATTCCCCAAagtttatcttggtc
This region includes:
- the LOC117522559 gene encoding DNA polymerase delta subunit 3-like isoform X1, with product MLTACLWTLMPFSSADFKTRMSVVVSVHVYSVQKALLKDSGPLYSVDYDAVKDNLTDCSRFSAIRCAGAVPMTSMELQQATQTPRAATPEPQNKKHCVNGDASLTSKPPNKPPKGIMGMFANKTVAKVQDTDKDKNREQKEDTAVAEPPKSNTSGKSSPVINFFGFQTAKKHEKAVKVEEQAQSSPNTTEQQLQPSPEPEDVQEVAAELPPEDMKKDCQSKTKRAEPSDSEEEKMEKKKRRRIKKPEPDSSDDDDVIPDSPRPPHTREPTLCLRKEAESVSHQRPSDVNVRKRRRVLKTRTFVDEEGCIVTEKGYESESYSETEDDVPVTKHAPKDPVPAKKLQASSKEDEKKTQKKTAANKGTKQASIMGFFQKK
- the LOC117522559 gene encoding DNA polymerase delta subunit 3-like isoform X2; the protein is MLTACLWTLMPFSSADFKTRMSVVVSVHVYSVQKALLKDSGPLYSVDYDAVKDNLTDCSRFSAIRCAGAVPMTSMELQQATQTPRAATPEPQNKKHCVNGDASLTSKPPNKPPKGIMGMFANKTVAKVQDTDKDKNREQKEDTAVAEPPKSNTSGKSSPVINFFGFQTAKKHEKAVKVEEQAQSSPNTTEQQLQPSPEPEDVQEVAAELPPEDMKKDCQSKTKRAEPSDSEEEKMEKKKRRRIKKPEPDSSDDDDVIPDSPRPPHTREPTLCLRKEAESVSHRPSDVNVRKRRRVLKTRTFVDEEGCIVTEKGYESESYSETEDDVPVTKHAPKDPVPAKKLQASSKEDEKKTQKKTAANKGTKQASIMGFFQKK